The following proteins are co-located in the bacterium genome:
- a CDS encoding SAM-dependent methyltransferase, producing MTDQTIDLKQIIAAEISEKGPMPFSRYMELCLYHPLLGYYQRQEPTTGPAGDFYTAPHVHALFGRTLAAWIQRMANDTGLDKVTVLELGPGNGQLARDILDHWGKDQPTLSMILVEEAGPRRRDLEARFTNDPVRVVEPDELDSLDPFKGVVLANEFFDALPLRVFERSEDIVSEVFVDHDKDGFKENLSPAETGGRITETLDTLPEGCRTEISDLWQPWLFRIARVLDRGQLLILDYGEPAENLIVPWRPAGSLRCYRRHQVDTDPYDSPGEKDITAHVNFSLLRDWGQDSGFEFLSFSSQSSFLIKGGILEMLAQTMEKLPEKEATGLWLTIKNLIHEEGMGEVFKVMVLNKSRSQ from the coding sequence ATGACTGACCAGACAATAGACCTCAAGCAGATCATTGCCGCGGAGATCAGTGAAAAGGGGCCCATGCCCTTTTCGCGGTACATGGAACTGTGCCTGTATCATCCACTTCTTGGTTACTATCAGAGACAGGAACCGACCACCGGACCCGCCGGGGATTTCTACACAGCCCCCCATGTCCACGCACTTTTCGGCCGCACCCTAGCAGCCTGGATCCAACGGATGGCCAACGATACCGGCCTGGATAAGGTTACGGTCCTGGAGCTGGGTCCCGGAAACGGTCAGCTGGCCAGGGACATCCTGGACCACTGGGGCAAGGATCAGCCCACGCTGTCCATGATCCTGGTGGAGGAGGCCGGGCCAAGGCGCAGGGACCTGGAGGCCCGCTTTACAAACGACCCCGTCCGGGTGGTGGAGCCCGATGAGTTGGACAGTCTGGATCCATTCAAGGGGGTGGTCCTGGCAAACGAGTTTTTCGATGCCCTGCCTCTCAGGGTCTTTGAACGGTCAGAAGACATTGTCAGTGAAGTGTTCGTAGATCACGACAAGGACGGTTTCAAGGAAAATCTTTCGCCAGCCGAAACAGGGGGGCGAATTACCGAAACTCTGGACACCCTGCCGGAAGGATGCCGTACAGAAATATCCGATCTGTGGCAGCCCTGGCTTTTCCGAATCGCCCGGGTCCTTGACCGGGGCCAACTGCTTATCCTGGACTACGGCGAACCTGCGGAGAACCTTATTGTCCCATGGCGTCCGGCCGGCTCACTGCGCTGCTACCGCCGCCACCAGGTAGACACTGACCCTTACGATTCCCCTGGAGAGAAGGACATCACCGCCCACGTGAACTTCTCCCTTCTCCGGGATTGGGGCCAGGATAGCGGATTCGAGTTCCTCTCCTTCTCAAGCCAAAGCTCCTTCCTCATCAAAGGCGGCATCCTCGAGATGCTGGCACAAACCATGGAAAAACTCCCTGAAAAGGAAGCCACCGGCCTTTGGCTCACGATAAAGAACCTGATCCACGAAGAAGGGATGGGGGAGGTGTTTAAGGTAATGGTTTTGAATAAAAGCAGGAGTCAGTAG